AACTATACACCCACAAGAAAGTGGCGTATAAATACAGATTTTAACCTATTTAAAAACATTACCAGAGGTGATTTTAATGGAGTAAACTATGATGCAGAAAACTTAAGCTGGAATATTAGATTAAGCAACAAATACACGCTTCCAGCAAATATTGATTGGCAAACGAATATGGATTATAGAGGTCCTAGCAAAGACGCTCAAAATACGAGAGAAGGGATATTTTCTATAAATCTTGCTTTTAGCAAAGATTTATTTAAAGAAAAGGCTTCTATCGCGTTTAATATAAGTGATTTATTAAATAGTAGAAGATTTAAAGGAGAAATAGACACTCCTACTTTTTTCAGCACAAGAGATATGCAATTTCGCGGAGGACAAAATTTCAACTTATCATTTACCTATAGATTTAATCAAAAAAAGAAACCAGAACGTCAAAACAATGGGGGTGGATCAGGTTTTGATATGGAAGGATAATACAACAACTAAAAATAAAAAAGGGAAGCTAATTAATTAGCTTCCCTTTTTTGTTTATAAAAATTATATTGTGTTTATGAATTTTGACGTTTAGCCTTTTTCTCTTCTCTTATTTCTTTTAATCTTTCAATTAAAGCACCACCTATCCAATAAGGAATCACAAAAGTTAATAAGAAAATCATTAACCAGAAGCCTAATGTTAATATGGATAAAAATGCTAAAAATCCTAAATATTGGTCAAAATCAAACATAATTGTATGTATCTATTAAAAAATATTACGCAAAGATAATGCAACTGTTTTTGTTAAACAATAGCTAAACTAAAAAAATATTAACAGGTGTTGTTAATCTAAATTAGGTTGTGGCGTCATTCTTAAATAAGGTTTTATTTCTTTATGCCCTTTTGGAAACATACTTGGGATCTGTTCATTTGTAATTGCAGGAGAGATAACAACATCTTCACCGTTTTTCCAGTTGGCTGGAGTAGCTACTTTATGATACGCTGTTAATTGTAAACTATCGATAACTCTTAAAAGTTCATCAAAATTTCTACCTGTAGATGCTGGATAAGTTATAATTAACTTCACTTTTTTATCATCTCCAATTACAAATACAGAACGTACTGTAAGTTTATCATTTGCATTTGGATGAATCATATCGTATAG
The genomic region above belongs to Mariniflexile litorale and contains:
- a CDS encoding peroxiredoxin; the encoded protein is MATIRLGDIAPNFTAKSTEGNINFHEWLGDSWGILFSHPADYTPVCTTELGTVAKYKPEFDKRNVKVVALSVDGLESHKGWVNDINETQNTTVNFPIIADEDKKVSELYDMIHPNANDKLTVRSVFVIGDDKKVKLIITYPASTGRNFDELLRVIDSLQLTAYHKVATPANWKNGEDVVISPAITNEQIPSMFPKGHKEIKPYLRMTPQPNLD